The following are encoded together in the Chloroflexota bacterium genome:
- a CDS encoding ABC transporter substrate-binding protein: MRSKIVFVIALVALLAFAVACATPPPAPTPAPPTAAPKATEAPKPAALKGELNVLCTPQQEWCDGMKKEFETKYSGVTVNFVRLSSGEALTRIRNEKANPQFDIWWGGPADSFIAAKKEGLLESYKSPNSANIIDQKLMRDADDAWVGIYVGSLGFATNTKQTAIKPPTAFDDLIKPELKGQIVIAHPASSGTSYTFMCTILQVKGETAGWEYMKKFAANVLLWTKSGAAPVQNTGKGEAAVGVVFSHDIVAGVETGLPLALTFPAEGTGYEIGAMGLIKGGKHPDLAKAWFDWALEPKTQELGKVYKAYQGLTAKGAIPPKPELLQVKLINYNFDYCGDNKKAFVDKFSNEIAAASLAK, encoded by the coding sequence ATGCGTTCGAAAATCGTGTTCGTAATCGCGCTCGTTGCGTTGCTGGCGTTTGCCGTGGCGTGCGCTACGCCGCCGCCCGCGCCAACCCCCGCGCCGCCAACCGCCGCGCCGAAGGCAACCGAAGCACCCAAGCCCGCCGCGCTCAAGGGCGAGTTGAACGTGCTCTGTACGCCCCAGCAAGAGTGGTGCGATGGGATGAAGAAAGAGTTCGAAACCAAGTATTCCGGCGTCACCGTCAACTTTGTCCGCTTGTCGTCTGGCGAAGCGCTAACGCGCATTCGCAACGAGAAAGCCAATCCGCAGTTCGACATCTGGTGGGGCGGTCCGGCGGATTCGTTCATCGCCGCGAAAAAAGAAGGACTGCTCGAATCGTACAAATCGCCCAACTCGGCAAACATCATTGACCAAAAATTGATGCGCGACGCGGACGATGCCTGGGTCGGCATTTACGTCGGCTCCCTGGGTTTTGCGACGAACACCAAGCAAACCGCGATCAAACCGCCCACTGCCTTCGACGATTTGATCAAGCCAGAGTTGAAAGGACAGATCGTCATCGCGCACCCGGCGTCCTCAGGCACATCGTACACGTTCATGTGCACCATTCTCCAAGTCAAGGGCGAGACGGCTGGCTGGGAGTACATGAAGAAATTCGCCGCGAACGTTTTGCTGTGGACCAAGAGCGGCGCCGCGCCCGTGCAAAACACCGGCAAGGGTGAAGCCGCGGTGGGCGTTGTGTTCTCGCACGACATCGTTGCCGGCGTTGAGACCGGTTTGCCGCTTGCGCTGACGTTCCCCGCCGAAGGCACCGGTTACGAGATCGGCGCGATGGGTCTCATCAAGGGTGGCAAGCATCCCGACCTCGCCAAGGCGTGGTTCGATTGGGCGCTTGAACCCAAGACGCAAGAACTCGGCAAAGTGTACAAGGCGTACCAAGGGTTGACCGCAAAAGGCGCGATTCCGCCCAAACCCGAACTCCTGCAAGTCAAACTGATCAACTATAACTTTGACTATTGCGGCGACAACAAGAAAGCGTTCGTAGACAAATTCTCGAACGAAATCGCCGCGGCATCGCTCGCCAAGTAA
- a CDS encoding sugar phosphate isomerase/epimerase encodes MKLGFNGATTMTSNLETDIRIAGEAGFDVLEITATKMDAFLRTHTLADARQMIDAAKLKTHAVNSIEKINFRDAAGRTEVLARTKQIGEWCQHLDCPWIIAVPGPAPAGMTWQATRDETATALRAMSEAVTPFGVNLAFEFLGFPWCSVQRADQAWDIVKLVNLPNVGMVIDTCHFFAGDSTLDSIKAIDARKLAVFHINDVESMPKDQITDANRLFPGDGVIPLANIINAVRGIGFDGVASVEIFRPEYWAREPGAVAQEAIAKSKRVLGM; translated from the coding sequence ATGAAATTGGGATTCAACGGCGCGACGACGATGACGAGCAATTTGGAAACCGATATTCGGATTGCCGGCGAAGCCGGGTTTGACGTGCTCGAAATCACCGCGACGAAGATGGATGCGTTTCTAAGAACGCACACGCTCGCGGACGCGCGTCAAATGATCGACGCGGCGAAACTCAAAACGCACGCGGTCAACTCGATCGAAAAGATCAACTTTCGCGATGCCGCCGGACGCACGGAGGTGCTCGCGCGCACCAAGCAGATCGGCGAGTGGTGCCAGCATCTCGATTGTCCCTGGATCATCGCGGTGCCGGGTCCCGCGCCAGCCGGCATGACCTGGCAAGCGACACGCGACGAAACCGCCACCGCTTTGCGCGCGATGAGCGAAGCCGTCACACCTTTCGGCGTGAACCTCGCGTTCGAATTCCTGGGTTTTCCCTGGTGCTCGGTGCAACGCGCCGATCAGGCGTGGGACATTGTCAAGCTGGTGAATCTGCCGAACGTTGGAATGGTGATTGACACATGTCACTTTTTCGCCGGGGACTCGACGCTCGATTCGATCAAGGCGATTGACGCACGCAAGCTCGCCGTGTTTCACATCAACGATGTCGAATCCATGCCCAAAGACCAAATCACCGATGCGAATCGCCTGTTCCCCGGTGATGGCGTGATTCCGCTCGCCAACATCATCAACGCGGTACGCGGCATCGGCTTCGACGGCGTCGCCTCGGTCGAAATCTTTCGCCCCGAGTATTGGGCGCGCGAGCCGGGTGCGGTTGCCCAAGAAGCGATTGCGAAATCAAAGCGCGTGTTGGGAATGTAA
- a CDS encoding ABC transporter permease subunit → MTVATHSTPLDSLVRRYREFQLIARDPVLLIGLLVTGAFMLTFIVWPLARVIYQGFFVPAGEPTAGAFSLEYFQNYLDPKYTTLYWQIFFDTLWMGLGAATGSTLVGFLFAYTMARCNVPFKRAVHALTLVPTISPPFAIALAAILLFGRSGLITKDLLQIQFKPGVNDIYGLDGLIFVQIITFFPVAYLILRSLLERIDPSMEEAALALGASKWHIFRTITLPLLTPGIAGSFLLMFVEALADLGNPIFIGGNTTVLSTQIWIAVNGEFNQQKGAALSLILLLPTLTVFLLQRYWVSRKSYIAVTGKPTGGGAGFVKEPLTRWTFITLTFLVLALVVALYGAIFLGSITKLWGINYSLDLTHYANALNRGLKAILDTTFLSALATPIAGLAGMIIAYLVVRKTFSGKEAVDFASNLGGAVPGTILGIGYIVAFIQAPLLVVAIIFVALAYYLVGTSTRNYWSRAGLLLIGTLAGVGVNFLALNVKSRAPLLNNPFIAPFANLPMIDERTWTLLLAAMLGVVGVASLVFAPRARRASFFILVVMATYLISRLYIADLTQPLVPWGRTIGGDYIPKITASLAAWINLFFQLPYAILGFTYAVITGFILSAWSSRARVFGMLLSLVVCSALTFYGETLALVGTPYIILAAYAVRSLPASVRAGIASLQQIDPAIEEASTSLGADAQLTFRQVTLPLILPAFVAGLIFSFARHMTSLSAIIFLSSAKWPILTALIMSEVEQGGTSLAAAYSMILIFIVLGAIGLMYAWAGHAFRSTGVETTLGAG, encoded by the coding sequence ATGACAGTTGCCACTCACTCCACCCCGCTCGACTCGCTCGTGCGCCGGTATCGCGAATTCCAACTCATCGCGCGCGATCCGGTTCTGCTGATCGGCTTGCTCGTCACCGGCGCGTTCATGCTCACGTTCATTGTGTGGCCCCTCGCGCGCGTGATCTACCAAGGATTTTTCGTTCCGGCGGGCGAACCGACCGCCGGCGCGTTCAGTCTGGAATATTTTCAAAACTATCTCGACCCCAAATACACCACGTTGTACTGGCAGATTTTTTTCGATACGTTGTGGATGGGGCTGGGCGCGGCGACGGGGAGCACCCTGGTCGGTTTTTTGTTCGCGTACACGATGGCGCGTTGCAACGTTCCGTTCAAACGCGCGGTGCACGCGCTCACACTCGTCCCCACGATCTCGCCGCCGTTCGCGATCGCGCTCGCGGCAATCCTGCTCTTTGGACGTTCGGGTCTCATCACCAAAGACCTGTTGCAAATTCAGTTCAAGCCGGGCGTGAACGATATTTACGGATTGGACGGTCTCATTTTCGTCCAGATCATCACCTTCTTCCCGGTCGCGTATCTCATCCTGCGTAGTTTGCTCGAACGGATTGATCCTTCGATGGAAGAAGCCGCGCTCGCGCTCGGCGCGAGCAAATGGCACATCTTTCGCACGATCACGCTTCCGCTCTTGACGCCGGGCATCGCCGGTTCGTTCCTCCTCATGTTCGTCGAGGCGCTCGCCGACCTGGGTAATCCGATTTTCATCGGCGGCAACACGACCGTGCTCTCGACGCAAATCTGGATCGCGGTCAACGGCGAGTTCAATCAGCAAAAGGGCGCGGCGTTGTCGCTGATTTTGCTCTTGCCAACGTTGACCGTGTTCCTCTTGCAACGATACTGGGTCTCGCGCAAATCGTACATCGCGGTCACCGGCAAGCCGACCGGCGGCGGCGCGGGATTCGTGAAAGAACCGCTCACGCGTTGGACGTTCATCACGCTAACGTTCCTCGTGCTCGCGCTCGTCGTCGCGCTCTACGGCGCGATCTTTCTCGGCTCGATTACGAAATTGTGGGGCATCAACTACTCGCTCGACTTGACGCACTATGCCAACGCGCTGAATCGCGGCTTGAAGGCGATTCTCGATACGACCTTCCTGTCCGCGCTCGCGACGCCGATTGCCGGACTCGCGGGCATGATCATCGCGTACCTCGTCGTCCGCAAAACGTTCAGCGGCAAAGAGGCGGTGGATTTCGCGTCGAATCTCGGCGGCGCGGTGCCGGGGACGATCCTGGGTATCGGTTACATCGTCGCGTTCATTCAAGCGCCGCTCCTCGTCGTCGCGATAATTTTTGTCGCGCTGGCGTACTATCTCGTCGGCACGAGCACGCGCAACTATTGGTCGCGCGCGGGACTGCTTTTGATCGGCACGCTTGCCGGCGTCGGCGTGAATTTTCTCGCGCTGAACGTAAAGAGCCGCGCGCCGCTGTTGAACAATCCTTTCATCGCGCCGTTTGCCAATTTGCCGATGATTGACGAGCGAACATGGACGCTCTTGCTCGCGGCGATGCTCGGCGTGGTCGGCGTGGCGAGTTTGGTTTTCGCGCCCCGCGCGCGGCGCGCGTCGTTTTTCATTTTGGTCGTGATGGCGACCTACTTGATCTCGCGTCTGTACATTGCCGACCTGACCCAGCCGTTGGTCCCGTGGGGCAGGACGATAGGCGGAGACTATATACCAAAGATCACGGCGAGTCTCGCCGCGTGGATCAATCTCTTTTTTCAACTCCCGTACGCGATCCTGGGATTCACGTACGCGGTGATTACGGGTTTCATCCTCAGCGCCTGGTCGAGTCGCGCACGCGTGTTCGGCATGTTGCTATCGCTCGTCGTGTGCAGTGCGCTGACGTTTTACGGCGAAACGCTCGCGCTCGTCGGCACGCCGTACATCATTCTCGCCGCGTACGCCGTGCGGAGTTTGCCGGCATCGGTGCGCGCGGGCATCGCGTCGCTGCAGCAAATTGATCCCGCGATTGAAGAAGCGTCCACCTCGCTCGGCGCGGACGCACAGTTGACGTTCCGCCAAGTGACCTTGCCATTGATTCTGCCGGCGTTCGTTGCCGGGTTGATCTTTAGTTTCGCGCGGCACATGACTTCGCTTTCCGCGATCATTTTTCTTTCGTCCGCGAAATGGCCCATCCTCACCGCGCTGATTATGAGCGAGGTGGAGCAGGGCGGCACATCGCTTGCCGCAGCGTACTCGATGATTCTGATTTTCATCGTGCTGGGCGCGATTGGTTTGATGTACGCGTGGGCGGGACATGCGTTCCGCTCGACCGGCGTGGAAACGACGCTGGGCGCGGGGTAA
- a CDS encoding M28 family peptidase — translation MQNRLLRCSITFVFFVWCCFSVAPSSAQTPSPTATPPPVDPYSLISRESMFGFLNDLTAIQPYSGWRNSGTEGEREAQDYVAKKLGEMTYLKNLGAKIERENFRVFMATELWESRLYLKINGRTTEVPASGMRGDRDNIPQALRFDSDGKLNDRERNPVTVDKTIALVRTEADVRALNTADAQNKIVFVDYAALDRSILRAQDALRVATLLVSKQPAAIVLVTQYSNRLTESHGAFIGDVNALNSVETKPAPPALYVRLEDLAPAGIKTWDDLARIESARLVWDADVLSPAPSGNVVAHIPGADSSRAIILGAHIDSPNCPGALDDGSGSAILLEIARVLNAARTQPPIDLYLVWFGSEELSLYGSHHFVSTHQDLLDRTVAMLQIDALSRPLDDVAANLELETWSYGRFGNDRLPLPEYLTQAVAKQGIKTKPASIYSAGSDNGGFGGFNVPNANLIYLNEATGMQQWTVHYLVHFHDPYDTVELAREVADVFEQMARVALTTVLEAGNAPNLRVTPPPTQRALFVASHTEQVHLSPATFTEFGMALALQGIDVDMVPYGRPVTADDLKNTQFVIVLPVLDYPETNEPYDEAWSPAEIAVLEKYVADGGLLLLTNTARRFKSPTTLYEANEDWSDTNALAERFGITFAGAPIPDKQARLEGASPLWAGLSALTLVGNNSVPFTMTDGTAFAYSNNGAVMAIKDYARGQVIALGDVGVLNAVGDPKNLQLWKNLASYVRAR, via the coding sequence CCGGTTGATCCGTACTCGCTGATTTCACGCGAAAGCATGTTTGGTTTTCTGAACGATCTCACCGCGATCCAACCCTACTCCGGTTGGCGCAATTCCGGCACGGAAGGGGAACGCGAAGCGCAGGATTACGTCGCGAAAAAACTGGGCGAGATGACGTATCTCAAAAACCTGGGCGCGAAGATCGAACGCGAAAATTTTCGCGTGTTCATGGCGACCGAACTATGGGAAAGCCGGCTCTATCTGAAAATCAACGGTCGAACGACCGAAGTGCCCGCGAGCGGAATGCGTGGAGATCGCGATAATATTCCGCAGGCGCTCCGTTTCGATTCCGACGGCAAACTGAACGATCGCGAGCGCAACCCCGTAACGGTAGACAAGACCATCGCGCTCGTGCGCACGGAGGCAGATGTCCGCGCGCTAAACACGGCGGACGCGCAAAACAAAATCGTGTTCGTGGATTATGCGGCGCTCGATCGTTCGATTCTGCGCGCGCAAGATGCGCTACGCGTCGCGACGTTGTTGGTGAGCAAACAACCGGCAGCCATCGTGCTCGTGACCCAGTATTCCAATCGTCTCACCGAAAGTCACGGCGCGTTCATCGGCGATGTCAACGCGTTGAACTCGGTCGAAACCAAGCCCGCCCCGCCCGCGCTCTACGTCCGGCTGGAAGACCTTGCGCCCGCCGGCATCAAAACCTGGGACGACCTCGCGCGGATCGAGTCCGCGCGTCTGGTGTGGGATGCGGACGTTTTATCGCCAGCGCCCTCCGGCAATGTGGTCGCGCACATTCCCGGCGCAGATTCCTCGCGCGCGATCATCCTGGGTGCACACATTGACAGCCCCAATTGTCCCGGCGCGTTGGACGATGGTAGCGGCTCGGCGATTCTGCTCGAGATCGCGCGCGTGCTCAATGCCGCGCGCACCCAGCCGCCGATTGATCTGTATCTGGTTTGGTTCGGCAGCGAGGAATTGAGTCTGTACGGTTCGCATCACTTTGTGTCCACGCATCAAGACTTGCTCGACCGGACAGTCGCGATGTTGCAAATAGACGCGCTCTCGCGCCCGCTCGATGACGTGGCGGCAAACCTGGAATTGGAAACCTGGTCGTATGGGCGCTTCGGCAATGATCGCCTGCCGCTACCCGAGTACCTGACGCAAGCGGTCGCGAAGCAAGGCATTAAAACCAAACCCGCGAGCATTTACAGCGCGGGGTCCGACAATGGCGGATTCGGTGGTTTCAATGTGCCGAACGCGAATCTCATTTACCTCAACGAGGCAACCGGCATGCAACAATGGACCGTCCACTACCTGGTGCATTTTCATGATCCGTACGACACGGTAGAGCTGGCGCGCGAGGTCGCCGATGTGTTCGAGCAAATGGCGCGCGTCGCGTTGACGACCGTGCTTGAAGCGGGCAACGCGCCTAACTTGCGCGTCACGCCGCCGCCCACCCAGCGCGCGCTGTTCGTCGCCAGCCACACCGAGCAGGTTCATTTGTCGCCTGCCACGTTCACCGAATTTGGCATGGCATTGGCGCTGCAAGGCATAGACGTGGACATGGTTCCGTACGGACGCCCGGTTACAGCGGACGATCTCAAAAACACCCAGTTCGTAATCGTTCTGCCGGTGTTGGATTATCCGGAAACGAACGAGCCGTACGACGAAGCGTGGTCGCCGGCGGAAATTGCCGTGTTGGAAAAATACGTCGCGGACGGCGGCTTGCTTTTATTGACGAACACCGCGCGCCGATTCAAATCTCCCACCACGTTGTACGAGGCAAACGAGGACTGGAGCGACACGAACGCGTTGGCGGAACGTTTTGGCATCACATTTGCCGGCGCGCCGATTCCGGACAAGCAAGCGCGTTTGGAAGGCGCCAGTCCCTTGTGGGCGGGTCTATCCGCGCTGACCTTGGTGGGGAACAACAGTGTTCCGTTTACGATGACGGATGGCACAGCATTCGCCTATTCGAACAATGGCGCGGTCATGGCGATCAAGGATTATGCGCGCGGACAAGTGATTGCGCTGGGTGATGTAGGAGTGCTCAACGCGGTGGGCGATCCCAAGAATCTGCAACTCTGGAAGAACCTGGCAAGTTATGTGCGCGCGCGTTAA
- a CDS encoding sugar phosphate isomerase/epimerase, whose amino-acid sequence MNLSFVLSTQPTQFAAVAFSPDLEPQLAHLASLGYAGAELAVREPAKLDARAVKQMLDQHHLRVPALGTGQAYVEEHLSFTDPDESIRARAIERVESHIALAHVIASLEEAKQSLTPPLTSPYQGEGEGGVNASSHNSLLAMTTPLVILGLIRGKEQSGVAREQAHAWMVDALRHVARAARSQDVRLVLEPINRYETNLINTAADALDVIEKVGADNLGILFDTFHANIEEPRIEVSLRVCGSRLFHVHIADSNRWFPGAGHIDFARVIATLREMKYAGWVSAEILPKPDVTRAAEQTMRTMKPLM is encoded by the coding sequence ATGAATCTCTCATTCGTCCTCTCCACCCAACCGACCCAGTTTGCCGCCGTCGCGTTCTCGCCCGATCTCGAACCCCAGCTCGCGCATCTCGCCTCGTTGGGATACGCGGGCGCAGAGCTCGCGGTGCGCGAACCGGCAAAACTCGACGCGCGCGCGGTCAAGCAGATGCTCGACCAGCATCACTTGCGCGTCCCCGCGCTCGGCACCGGGCAAGCGTACGTCGAAGAGCATCTTTCGTTCACCGATCCCGACGAATCCATCCGCGCGCGCGCGATTGAACGTGTCGAGTCGCACATCGCGCTCGCGCATGTCATTGCGAGTCTCGAAGAAGCGAAGCAATCCCTAACCCCACCCCTAACCTCCCCTTATCAAGGGGAGGGAGAGGGAGGGGTAAATGCTTCGTCACACAATTCGCTCCTCGCAATGACAACCCCATTGGTCATCCTGGGTCTGATACGCGGCAAAGAGCAATCCGGCGTCGCGCGCGAGCAAGCGCACGCGTGGATGGTGGACGCGTTGCGTCATGTTGCGCGAGCGGCGCGCTCGCAAGACGTGCGCCTCGTCCTCGAGCCAATCAATCGCTATGAAACCAATCTCATCAACACTGCGGCGGACGCACTCGACGTGATCGAGAAAGTCGGCGCAGACAACCTGGGAATCTTGTTCGACACGTTTCACGCGAACATCGAAGAACCACGCATCGAGGTGAGCTTACGCGTGTGTGGTTCGCGTTTGTTCCACGTTCACATCGCCGATTCGAATCGGTGGTTTCCCGGCGCAGGGCACATTGATTTCGCGCGCGTCATCGCAACGCTGCGCGAAATGAAATACGCGGGCTGGGTCAGCGCGGAAATCCTGCCCAAGCCGGATGTGACGCGCGCGGCGGAACAAACGATGCGAACGATGAAACCGCTGATGTGA
- a CDS encoding creatininase family protein translates to MNEDQLQAVLAEYGFPAPGVEWGKPDAYIQTSPYWKVIENRRKNDVVFIPVGCSELHGNHLPSADDTLFVSMICEGVRRYTEKNRDGHVNLALPPLNYGAHPYHHLGMPGTVIVRETVVRELMIDVMLGLWNAGFRKQVIINNHGQLWVLESAIQEFQKRFQLPGIFRVLDWHRGVREMFRTKERGGDWDTNFVHADESETSLSLYLFPQMVDMKYAVDTEPRAYLPDGHFDKSVDPFGRPHRWSEGEGHFPIEIAGTPEGVVGKATRGDAKKALRPLAAILRYLTMVNDDILKVFPAGAVPPVEEVTLRTQEEMEPYLREPLSPGWRPVYALPRIGQDTLVG, encoded by the coding sequence ATGAACGAGGATCAACTGCAAGCGGTCCTTGCCGAGTACGGATTCCCAGCCCCCGGCGTCGAGTGGGGCAAACCCGACGCGTACATCCAAACGTCGCCGTACTGGAAAGTCATCGAGAACCGGCGCAAGAATGATGTCGTGTTCATTCCGGTCGGCTGTTCCGAATTGCACGGCAATCACTTGCCGAGCGCGGACGACACACTGTTCGTCTCGATGATCTGCGAAGGCGTGCGCCGCTACACCGAAAAGAATCGCGATGGGCACGTCAACCTCGCACTGCCGCCGCTGAATTACGGCGCGCATCCGTACCATCACCTCGGGATGCCCGGCACCGTCATCGTGCGTGAAACGGTCGTGCGCGAATTGATGATAGACGTGATGCTGGGTTTGTGGAACGCCGGTTTCCGCAAGCAAGTCATCATCAACAATCATGGGCAACTCTGGGTGCTCGAATCCGCGATTCAGGAATTTCAAAAACGTTTCCAACTGCCCGGCATCTTTCGCGTGCTCGATTGGCATCGCGGCGTGCGCGAAATGTTCCGCACGAAGGAACGCGGCGGCGACTGGGACACGAACTTTGTTCACGCCGACGAATCGGAAACGTCGTTGTCGTTGTATCTCTTCCCGCAAATGGTGGATATGAAATACGCGGTGGACACCGAGCCGCGCGCGTATCTGCCCGACGGTCATTTCGATAAATCGGTTGATCCGTTCGGTCGTCCGCATCGTTGGTCGGAAGGCGAAGGTCACTTCCCCATCGAAATCGCCGGCACGCCCGAAGGCGTCGTCGGCAAGGCGACGCGCGGCGACGCGAAAAAAGCGCTGCGCCCGCTCGCCGCGATTCTACGCTACCTCACGATGGTGAACGACGACATTCTCAAAGTATTCCCCGCCGGCGCCGTCCCGCCGGTCGAAGAGGTCACGCTGCGAACCCAGGAAGAGATGGAACCGTACTTGCGCGAACCGCTCAGCCCAGGTTGGCGACCCGTGTACGCGTTGCCGCGCATCGGGCAAGACACGCTGGTAGGATAA
- a CDS encoding ABC transporter ATP-binding protein, translating into MYLTLDHLTKRFPARTKQDGQVAAVDDVSLNIEKGQFVTLLGPSGCGKTTTLRLIAGFEFPTSGHIVLDGARLEDVPPNKRDMAMVFQSYAIFPHLNVFENIAYGLKIKKLAATEIKRRSDEVMKLTQLTGLENRAPNQLSGGQQQRVALARALVVEPKVLLFDEPLSNLDAKLREEMRFEIRDLQKRLGITAIYVTHAQEEALVMSDLIAIINKGRLAQLGSPEEIYERPRSRFVADFIGLSDFLPAKVQTVHGEMTQVSAAGTTFAVPSANVVFEGQSLILHIRPYDIMFVDNTVTENVVPGVIQLVTYLGNIIDYRVEIGEKLALRVQAGTDNRYAAGDRVRLHFPPSKSHLIAEE; encoded by the coding sequence ATGTATCTCACCCTCGACCATCTCACCAAAAGATTTCCGGCGCGCACCAAGCAGGACGGACAAGTCGCTGCCGTTGACGACGTATCGCTCAACATTGAAAAGGGACAATTCGTTACCTTGCTGGGTCCATCGGGTTGCGGCAAGACGACGACCTTGCGCCTCATCGCGGGCTTTGAATTTCCGACGAGCGGACACATCGTGCTCGACGGCGCGCGGCTCGAAGATGTGCCACCGAACAAACGCGACATGGCGATGGTCTTTCAAAGTTACGCGATCTTTCCTCACCTCAACGTGTTTGAAAATATCGCGTATGGATTGAAAATCAAGAAACTGGCGGCGACCGAAATCAAACGGCGCAGCGACGAAGTGATGAAGTTGACCCAATTGACCGGCTTGGAGAATCGCGCGCCGAATCAACTCTCTGGCGGTCAGCAACAACGTGTCGCGCTCGCGCGCGCGCTCGTCGTCGAGCCAAAAGTGTTGTTGTTCGACGAGCCGCTCTCGAACCTCGACGCGAAACTGCGCGAGGAAATGCGTTTCGAAATTCGCGATCTGCAAAAGCGGCTGGGCATCACTGCGATCTATGTCACGCACGCGCAAGAAGAAGCGCTCGTGATGTCCGACCTCATCGCGATCATCAACAAGGGCAGACTCGCACAATTGGGATCGCCGGAGGAAATCTACGAGCGTCCGCGTTCGCGTTTTGTCGCGGACTTTATCGGCTTGTCCGATTTCCTGCCTGCAAAAGTTCAAACCGTGCACGGCGAGATGACCCAGGTTTCAGCGGCTGGCACGACGTTTGCCGTGCCCTCGGCGAACGTGGTGTTCGAAGGACAATCGCTGATACTGCACATTCGCCCGTACGACATCATGTTCGTGGACAACACCGTCACCGAGAATGTGGTGCCCGGCGTCATCCAACTCGTAACGTACCTCGGCAACATCATTGACTACCGGGTCGAGATCGGCGAGAAATTGGCTTTGCGCGTCCAAGCCGGTACCGACAATCGTTATGCGGCGGGCGACCGCGTGCGCTTGCATTTTCCCCCCTCCAAAAGCCACTTGATTGCGGAAGAGTAG